A part of Actinomycetota bacterium genomic DNA contains:
- a CDS encoding septal ring lytic transglycosylase RlpA family protein, translated as MSIRNRLNAALLGLGAIGALAAVSSVMLGLGLGSLPVANAAPRLAPAGTIGVGERTAPPVIGLMAAEEKLDVPAGTVTVAALAKPAKLKAAPVAKKRSTSPGTRSSASRRFSAKSSRGTSSGWNSARVSWYGPGFYGNTMAGGGALRRDSMVVAHRSMAFGTRIQFEYNGRSCTAVVMDRGPYVGGRTFDLGPGTARALGFSGVGTVRYRVLGR; from the coding sequence GTGTCCATACGCAATAGGCTCAACGCCGCTCTGCTCGGGCTAGGCGCCATCGGCGCGCTGGCAGCGGTCTCTTCCGTGATGCTCGGACTCGGCCTCGGTTCGCTTCCTGTCGCCAATGCGGCGCCCCGGCTGGCGCCGGCCGGCACGATCGGCGTCGGAGAGCGCACCGCGCCACCGGTCATTGGTCTTATGGCCGCTGAAGAGAAGTTGGATGTGCCTGCAGGAACCGTCACGGTCGCCGCTCTCGCGAAGCCCGCGAAGCTCAAGGCAGCACCTGTGGCCAAGAAGCGCTCGACGTCACCAGGCACACGGTCAAGCGCATCGCGCAGGTTCTCGGCGAAGTCCAGTCGCGGCACATCGAGCGGGTGGAATAGCGCGAGGGTCTCGTGGTACGGCCCCGGTTTCTACGGCAACACCATGGCCGGCGGAGGTGCCCTGAGGCGCGACAGCATGGTTGTCGCCCATCGTTCGATGGCCTTCGGCACGCGCATCCAGTTCGAGTACAACGGCCGCTCTTGCACGGCAGTCGTCATGGATCGCGGCCCGTACGTTGGTGGCCGCACCTTCGATCTGGGACCTGGTACCGCCCGGGCACTCGGCTTCTCGGGTGTCGGGACCGTCAGGTATCGCGTCCTCGGCAGGTAG
- a CDS encoding UPF0182 family protein, with protein sequence MPEQNRAVRTSTIVIVILAFVALPFVTWLASFATDYLWFVDLGQRGVFVTMLVSEIATGVAFGIVAFALLFVNLRVARAMAPRAVLTSVGDLPPQFEEAIINMRAKAGPFADRIILWGSAGAAFLVGLAMAGYWDTMRLALASTTFGLTDPQYGKDVGYYVFSLPALRIVADWLPAMLVVTTLATAVVHVLDGSIQPWARLKGFAPHVKVHLSVLLGLIVASKAFDYYLKIYELNFSPRGQVAGASYTDVHAQLPALRILMVIAGASALALMINVRFKGWRLPLAALGLWIGASVIVGSIYPALIQQFRVAPNEVAAEAPYIERNIQFTRKAFGLDEIETRAFPASEDLTAEDVVSNADTLDNVRLWDPSIVTQSYRQLQVIRPYYDFKDVDIDRYMIDGKQQQVLVSAREMDVNQLADQARTWVNQHLVYTHGYGLVMSRVNEADTRGLPKFIVRDIPPVSDGGLDVSQPSIYFGEHTTDYVVVNTDIKEFDYPVGDENAEATYEGAAGVKVGSLPRRVAFALRFGASQILFSRYITPESRVLFDRDITTRIAKLAPWLWLDDDPYPVLANGRIVWVLDGYTWSNRYPYSQPISGLNYMRNSVKVTIDAYDGTTTLYAFDDTDPVLQAWRKVFPDLLVDGDKIPEEIREHFRYPEGLFSVQAEVYKNYHMTNPQVFYNKEDSWELPGVKAEGGAMQPFYVLMRLPGEKTEDFQMIMPFTPRNRDNMIGWMAAKSDPAEYGKRIVYQFPKQRVILGPEQISARINQDETISPQLTLWSQRGSQVIFGNMLVIPLNDSIVYIQPLYLQAEQTAIPELTRVLVVYADKIEMAPDLKQALLQVFGKEAPQDTGGGAEETVDAATARNLYEQAIEAQKSGDWAEYGRLIEQLGAVLERLAKPSGVVTPTVQP encoded by the coding sequence ATGCCTGAGCAGAATCGAGCGGTTCGAACATCTACGATCGTGATTGTGATTCTGGCTTTCGTTGCGCTGCCGTTCGTCACGTGGCTCGCGAGTTTCGCGACCGACTATCTTTGGTTCGTGGACCTGGGCCAGCGCGGAGTGTTCGTCACCATGCTGGTCAGCGAGATCGCCACGGGTGTCGCGTTCGGCATCGTCGCCTTCGCGCTACTTTTCGTGAATCTCCGCGTTGCGCGGGCAATGGCTCCGCGAGCGGTGCTTACCTCGGTTGGCGATCTGCCCCCGCAGTTCGAGGAAGCAATCATCAACATGCGCGCAAAGGCCGGTCCGTTCGCCGACAGGATCATCCTCTGGGGCTCGGCCGGCGCGGCATTCCTGGTCGGACTGGCCATGGCGGGCTACTGGGACACGATGCGTCTGGCCCTGGCCTCGACCACCTTCGGCTTGACAGATCCCCAGTACGGCAAGGACGTCGGGTACTACGTGTTCTCGCTTCCGGCACTGCGTATCGTCGCCGACTGGCTCCCGGCCATGCTCGTAGTTACCACGCTCGCGACGGCCGTCGTGCACGTGCTCGACGGCTCCATCCAGCCCTGGGCGCGCCTGAAGGGTTTCGCGCCGCACGTGAAGGTGCACCTATCAGTACTCCTTGGTCTGATCGTGGCGAGCAAGGCTTTCGACTACTACCTCAAGATCTACGAGCTCAACTTCTCGCCGCGCGGGCAGGTCGCTGGAGCGTCATACACGGATGTGCACGCGCAACTCCCCGCGCTGCGCATCCTTATGGTGATCGCCGGGGCCTCCGCGCTCGCGTTGATGATCAACGTTCGTTTCAAGGGGTGGCGCCTTCCCCTGGCGGCGCTCGGGCTGTGGATCGGCGCTTCGGTCATCGTGGGCTCCATCTACCCTGCACTCATCCAGCAGTTCCGCGTAGCTCCGAACGAAGTCGCCGCCGAAGCGCCCTACATCGAGCGCAACATCCAGTTCACGCGCAAGGCCTTCGGTCTCGACGAGATCGAGACGCGCGCGTTCCCGGCGAGTGAGGACCTTACCGCCGAGGACGTCGTCAGCAATGCCGACACGCTCGACAACGTGCGCCTGTGGGACCCCAGTATCGTGACGCAGTCCTATCGTCAACTGCAGGTCATACGGCCGTACTACGACTTCAAGGACGTCGACATCGACCGATACATGATCGATGGCAAGCAGCAACAAGTGCTTGTTTCCGCCCGGGAAATGGACGTCAATCAGCTTGCCGATCAGGCGCGGACCTGGGTCAACCAACACCTTGTCTATACGCACGGCTACGGCCTGGTCATGAGTCGCGTGAACGAGGCGGACACCCGCGGGCTTCCCAAGTTCATCGTCCGCGACATCCCGCCCGTCAGCGATGGTGGGCTCGACGTCTCTCAGCCCTCGATCTACTTCGGCGAGCACACGACCGACTACGTCGTGGTCAACACCGACATCAAGGAGTTCGACTACCCGGTTGGCGACGAGAACGCGGAAGCCACCTACGAGGGTGCCGCAGGCGTCAAGGTCGGCTCCCTGCCAAGGCGAGTTGCTTTCGCCCTGCGTTTCGGCGCCTCGCAGATACTGTTCAGCCGCTATATCACGCCTGAGAGCCGGGTGCTCTTCGACCGGGACATCACGACGCGCATAGCCAAGCTTGCGCCGTGGCTGTGGCTCGATGACGATCCCTATCCGGTGCTCGCCAACGGGCGCATCGTGTGGGTGCTCGACGGGTACACGTGGTCGAACAGATACCCGTACTCGCAGCCGATCTCGGGTCTGAACTACATGCGCAACTCGGTGAAGGTGACGATCGATGCGTACGACGGCACGACGACCCTGTACGCGTTCGACGACACGGATCCAGTCCTGCAGGCCTGGCGCAAGGTGTTCCCCGACCTGCTGGTGGATGGAGACAAGATCCCCGAGGAGATTCGCGAACACTTCCGCTACCCGGAGGGCCTCTTCAGCGTCCAGGCGGAGGTCTACAAGAACTACCACATGACCAACCCGCAGGTCTTCTACAACAAAGAGGACTCCTGGGAGCTGCCTGGCGTGAAGGCCGAGGGTGGCGCCATGCAGCCGTTCTACGTCCTGATGCGCCTTCCGGGCGAGAAGACCGAGGACTTCCAGATGATCATGCCGTTCACCCCGCGAAACCGCGACAACATGATCGGGTGGATGGCCGCCAAGTCCGACCCGGCCGAATATGGCAAACGCATCGTCTACCAGTTCCCCAAGCAGCGCGTCATCCTCGGGCCCGAGCAGATAAGTGCGCGAATCAACCAGGACGAGACGATCTCCCCGCAGCTCACGCTGTGGAGCCAGCGGGGGAGTCAGGTCATCTTCGGCAACATGCTCGTGATTCCGCTCAATGACTCGATTGTCTACATCCAGCCCCTGTACCTGCAGGCCGAGCAGACCGCGATCCCCGAGCTGACGCGCGTGCTCGTCGTGTATGCGGACAAGATCGAGATGGCCCCCGACCTCAAGCAGGCACTGCTTCAGGTCTTCGGCAAGGAGGCCCCCCAGGACACCGGCGGGGGAGCCGAGGAGACCGTGGACGCGGCCACCGCGCGAAATCTCTACGAGCAGGCGATCGAAGCGCAGAAGAGCGGTGACTGGGCGGAGTACGGGCGGCTCATCGAGCAACTCGGTGCAGTTCTCGAGCGGCTAGCGAAGCCGTCCGGGGTTGTCACACCGACCGTCCAGCCCTAG